A portion of the Paucilactobacillus hokkaidonensis JCM 18461 genome contains these proteins:
- a CDS encoding VOC family protein, whose protein sequence is MKIRDIDHITLTVTDLDATLRFYHEVFDMPIIESDDGRQSVLCGKQEIKFQLIDHPHKPLAGVPTVGAADFCIIVKDPLEDVKNHLASYYVPLIAGPVERNGAHGKMTSLYVNDPDNNLIEVSEYN, encoded by the coding sequence ATGAAAATTAGAGACATTGATCATATTACTCTAACTGTTACAGATTTAGATGCTACATTACGTTTTTACCATGAAGTTTTTGATATGCCAATTATAGAATCTGATGATGGCCGGCAGTCTGTTTTATGCGGTAAACAAGAAATTAAATTTCAGCTTATTGATCATCCCCACAAGCCACTCGCCGGAGTGCCAACTGTCGGAGCTGCCGATTTTTGTATTATTGTGAAGGATCCATTGGAAGATGTTAAAAATCATCTTGCCAGCTACTACGTCCCACTGATTGCTGGCCCAGTAGAACGTAATGGAGCTCACGGAAAGATGACTTCTTTGTATGTTAATGATCCAGATAATAATTTGATTGAGGTATCTGAGTATAATTAA
- a CDS encoding homoserine dehydrogenase — METIKIGLVGLGTVGSGVLQMVTQNQDKISNITGRQLSVKTIVVHDINKPRQVNTDNIILTDDLNQIINDPEIKIVVEVMGGIHPAKEVITALLNAKKHVVTANKDLIASAGDELAKIAHDNHCDLVYEASVAGGIPILRTIVNSFAADQILEVKGIVNGTTNYILTQMQQKNWSYEQALKEAQKLGFAESDPTNDVAGIDAAYKMIIPSQFSFGTHLTMDDMQVEGIQNLQLADVKQADAFGFTIKLLGIAKRINNGIFADVAPVLVAKDHPLATINNENNAVMVTGIAVGETLFYGPGAGGLPTANSVLSDIVSVTKNIVLGTTGNSFNNYQHENDLIVAKNAFFPYYLSLQMLDVPGQMLKLTKLLTDLDISFSQIVQTKNTAEYAYVAIITHEMNHFTIPKLSKAIGNLRDINLIGAYKVIN; from the coding sequence ATGGAAACAATCAAAATTGGACTGGTCGGATTAGGAACAGTCGGCAGTGGTGTCTTACAAATGGTCACCCAAAACCAAGATAAGATTTCTAATATTACCGGGCGACAATTAAGTGTTAAAACAATTGTCGTCCATGACATTAATAAACCGCGCCAAGTAAATACCGATAATATCATATTAACTGATGATTTAAATCAAATTATTAACGATCCTGAAATAAAAATTGTTGTCGAAGTAATGGGCGGCATTCATCCCGCCAAAGAAGTAATCACAGCATTGTTAAATGCAAAAAAACACGTGGTTACTGCCAACAAAGATTTGATTGCTTCAGCAGGTGATGAGCTTGCCAAAATTGCCCATGATAACCATTGTGATCTAGTTTATGAAGCAAGTGTTGCTGGCGGAATTCCGATTTTACGAACGATCGTAAACAGCTTTGCGGCAGACCAAATATTGGAAGTTAAGGGAATCGTCAATGGGACTACTAACTATATTTTGACACAAATGCAACAAAAAAATTGGAGCTATGAACAAGCCTTGAAAGAAGCCCAAAAATTAGGCTTTGCTGAAAGTGACCCGACTAATGACGTTGCTGGTATTGACGCTGCTTATAAAATGATCATTCCAAGTCAATTTTCATTTGGAACTCACCTAACCATGGATGATATGCAAGTCGAGGGAATTCAAAATCTTCAACTAGCAGACGTTAAGCAAGCAGATGCCTTCGGATTTACCATTAAATTACTTGGTATTGCAAAACGGATTAACAATGGTATTTTCGCAGATGTCGCTCCTGTTTTAGTAGCAAAAGATCATCCTTTGGCCACTATTAATAATGAAAATAATGCAGTAATGGTTACTGGTATTGCCGTTGGTGAAACCCTCTTTTACGGCCCTGGTGCCGGTGGGTTACCAACTGCTAACAGTGTGTTGAGTGATATCGTATCCGTAACCAAAAATATTGTTCTGGGCACCACTGGCAACTCGTTTAATAACTATCAACACGAAAACGACTTAATCGTTGCTAAAAACGCTTTTTTCCCATACTATCTTTCATTACAAATGTTAGATGTACCTGGACAAATGTTGAAATTAACTAAACTATTGACGGACCTAGATATCAGTTTTAGTCAAATTGTACAAACTAAAAACACTGCTGAATATGCATATGTTGCAATCATCACCCATGAAATGAATCATTTTACAATTCCTAAACTATCAAAAGCTATTGGAAACTTAAGAGACATAAACTTAATAGGTGCATACAAGGTTATAAATTAA
- a CDS encoding biotin--[acetyl-CoA-carboxylase] ligase produces the protein MSTKTVVLQYLNEHQNNWTSSEKLVEQLNVSRTAIWKAVKQLQADGQQITSQSGRGYRYTPNQQLNQAIISQGMINDCHVEVYDTIDSTNRRAKELAVSNKSEPAVIIANEQTGGYGRFGREFYSPAQTGIYLSFLLPIRQNLIHPGLLTTGTAVAVARVLEEQYQVKVGIKWVNDLIVKNHKVSGILSEAVTDFESGQIGNVITGIGINLENNQLIPESLDKKVGAINQNHLQVNRNETVIKIINTFWQMTEHFNAGELMDEYRQRCIVIGQDVTIKVGNQTVQGRVENIDNYGALVLTTSTGESQTLSAGEITKLNLMDGDYHG, from the coding sequence ATGAGTACAAAAACGGTTGTTTTACAGTATTTAAATGAACATCAAAATAATTGGACCAGTAGTGAAAAATTAGTGGAGCAGTTGAATGTCTCTAGGACTGCAATTTGGAAAGCGGTAAAACAATTACAAGCGGATGGTCAACAGATTACTAGCCAATCAGGGCGCGGTTATCGATATACTCCCAATCAACAATTAAATCAGGCAATTATCAGTCAGGGGATGATCAATGACTGTCATGTGGAAGTGTATGACACCATTGATTCGACTAATCGACGTGCAAAAGAATTGGCAGTATCAAATAAATCAGAGCCTGCAGTCATTATTGCTAATGAACAAACTGGAGGATATGGCCGTTTTGGTCGTGAATTTTATTCCCCAGCCCAAACCGGTATTTATCTAAGCTTTTTGCTTCCGATTAGACAAAATTTGATTCATCCAGGGTTGCTAACGACTGGAACTGCCGTAGCAGTGGCACGGGTATTAGAAGAACAGTATCAGGTTAAAGTTGGCATTAAGTGGGTCAATGATCTAATCGTTAAAAACCACAAAGTTAGTGGAATTTTATCTGAGGCAGTGACTGACTTTGAGAGTGGTCAAATTGGCAATGTAATTACCGGAATTGGAATTAACCTCGAAAATAATCAATTAATTCCAGAGAGCTTGGATAAAAAAGTTGGCGCAATCAATCAAAATCATTTACAGGTCAATCGTAACGAGACAGTTATTAAAATTATTAACACTTTTTGGCAGATGACTGAACACTTTAATGCCGGTGAATTAATGGATGAATATCGACAACGATGTATTGTCATTGGACAAGATGTAACTATTAAGGTTGGTAATCAGACTGTTCAAGGACGTGTTGAAAATATCGATAATTATGGCGCACTTGTGTTAACAACTAGTACTGGTGAGTCACAAACTTTAAGTGCTGGTGAAATTACAAAATTAAATTTAATGGATGGTGATTACCATGGCTAA
- a CDS encoding HAD family hydrolase translates to MKNFIFDVDGTLIDTIGMYIPALQTTLAKHGYERKYTDLTKLFGITALDALRDAGVKSDEIQPIFKEWFTLAYQNDDKVSVFDGIEEILSQLYAIPDIKLVIATSKTEDEFVNEFLPKFSIANYFDAYVTAGDTKKHKPEPDPILAGLKKVNANPDESMYIGDTISDLTAAHAAGIKFGSALWGSAQPENLGKADFPLKQPRDLMKLV, encoded by the coding sequence ATGAAAAATTTTATTTTTGATGTTGACGGTACTCTAATTGATACGATTGGAATGTATATTCCAGCACTTCAAACAACACTTGCAAAGCACGGTTATGAACGTAAATATACTGATTTAACCAAACTATTTGGTATCACAGCACTGGACGCCCTTCGTGATGCCGGTGTTAAGAGCGATGAGATTCAACCCATTTTTAAAGAATGGTTCACTCTTGCTTATCAAAATGATGATAAAGTATCAGTTTTTGATGGCATTGAAGAAATACTATCTCAATTATATGCTATCCCGGATATTAAACTCGTGATTGCGACATCAAAAACTGAAGATGAATTCGTCAATGAATTTCTACCTAAATTTTCAATTGCTAACTATTTTGATGCCTATGTAACTGCCGGTGATACAAAAAAACATAAACCAGAACCTGATCCAATTTTGGCAGGACTAAAAAAAGTGAATGCAAATCCTGATGAATCAATGTATATTGGTGATACTATCAGTGATTTAACTGCCGCTCATGCTGCTGGAATTAAATTTGGCTCTGCTTTGTGGGGATCAGCTCAACCTGAAAATCTTGGTAAGGCGGATTTTCCGTTGAAACAGCCTCGGGATTTGATGAAGTTGGTTTAG
- the thrB gene encoding homoserine kinase — MIIKVPATSANIGPGFDSIGIAVSLFLTIKVLGPSKTWNIRHSLGSTVPSDDTNLILSTALSIVPKLTPHHIEMITDIPMTRGLGSSSSAIVAGIELANQLGNLKLSNDEKLQFACTIEGHPDNVAPAILGNLVIGTNVNGRFSAVKANFPNFALVACIPSYELKTSESRNVLPRKLEFNIATHASSVSNTFVAALLTGDYKIMGQMIELDQFHEPFRQAMVPELKPIRKLGHRCGAIATYLSGAGPTVMTIIENKKVDNFISELKKISLSLEQIKIISIVHDGVTVM, encoded by the coding sequence ATGATAATAAAAGTACCAGCCACAAGTGCAAACATAGGTCCTGGTTTTGATTCAATTGGAATTGCAGTTTCATTATTTCTAACTATCAAAGTATTGGGTCCAAGTAAGACTTGGAACATAAGACATTCTTTAGGCAGCACAGTCCCATCAGATGACACAAATTTGATACTTAGCACTGCGCTAAGTATCGTTCCAAAATTAACACCTCATCATATTGAAATGATTACTGATATTCCAATGACTCGAGGATTGGGAAGTAGCTCTTCTGCTATCGTTGCCGGAATTGAACTTGCTAATCAATTGGGAAATTTAAAACTAAGTAATGATGAAAAATTACAATTTGCTTGTACGATTGAAGGTCATCCAGATAATGTTGCTCCTGCTATTCTGGGAAATTTAGTAATAGGAACTAATGTTAATGGCCGCTTTTCTGCCGTAAAAGCAAACTTTCCAAATTTCGCATTAGTCGCGTGTATCCCTAGCTACGAGCTAAAAACAAGTGAAAGTAGAAATGTACTACCACGAAAATTAGAATTTAATATTGCAACTCATGCCAGTTCAGTTTCAAATACTTTTGTAGCTGCATTACTAACTGGTGATTATAAAATCATGGGACAAATGATTGAATTAGACCAATTTCACGAGCCTTTTAGGCAAGCTATGGTTCCAGAACTAAAACCAATTCGTAAGCTTGGTCATAGATGTGGTGCTATTGCCACATATTTGAGTGGTGCTGGTCCAACAGTAATGACAATTATCGAAAATAAAAAAGTAGATAATTTTATAAGTGAATTAAAAAAAATAAGTTTATCACTTGAGCAAATAAAAATTATTTCAATAGTCCATGATGGAGTAACGGTAATGTAA
- a CDS encoding proline-specific peptidase family protein — MKQGTTIMTLDNGYHLWTNTQGTGDIHLLCLHGGPGGTHEYWENFAQELKKQGLDVTVHMYDQLGSFYSDQPDYSDPETAAKYLTYDYFLDEVEEVRQKMGLDNFYLIGQSWGGALVQMYALKYGKHLKGAIISSMVDNIDEYVTNINKVREDALPAEAVAYMKECEAKNDYDNDRYQSYVDILNAGYVDRKQPAAISHLISTMATPVYNAFQGDNEFVITGKLDQWDVRDQIKNITMPTLITFGEHETMPLATAKRMAKQIPHARLATTPNGGHHHMIDNAPVYFDHLATFIRDVESGNFKD; from the coding sequence ATGAAACAAGGAACTACAATTATGACGCTCGATAATGGTTACCATCTATGGACTAACACACAAGGTACAGGCGATATTCACCTACTTTGTCTCCACGGTGGCCCTGGTGGAACTCATGAATATTGGGAAAACTTTGCCCAAGAGTTAAAGAAACAAGGCTTAGATGTGACCGTTCATATGTATGATCAACTCGGATCATTTTATTCGGATCAACCAGACTATTCTGATCCAGAAACTGCTGCTAAGTATTTAACTTACGACTATTTCTTAGATGAAGTTGAAGAAGTCCGTCAAAAAATGGGCCTCGATAACTTTTATTTGATTGGTCAAAGTTGGGGTGGCGCATTAGTCCAAATGTATGCTTTGAAATATGGCAAACATTTAAAGGGTGCTATCATTTCATCAATGGTCGATAACATTGATGAATACGTCACTAACATCAACAAAGTGCGTGAAGATGCACTACCTGCTGAAGCAGTGGCGTACATGAAGGAATGCGAAGCTAAAAATGATTACGATAATGACCGCTATCAAAGTTATGTCGATATTTTGAATGCTGGTTACGTTGATCGTAAGCAACCAGCAGCAATTTCACATTTGATTAGCACAATGGCAACTCCTGTCTATAATGCATTCCAAGGTGACAACGAATTTGTGATCACCGGTAAATTGGATCAATGGGATGTTCGTGATCAAATTAAAAATATTACGATGCCAACATTAATTACGTTTGGAGAACATGAAACAATGCCACTAGCAACTGCTAAACGAATGGCAAAGCAAATTCCACATGCCCGCTTAGCAACAACGCCAAATGGTGGTCATCATCACATGATTGATAATGCACCGGTATACTTTGATCATTTAGCTACATTCATCAGAGATGTAGAGTCAGGTAACTTCAAAGATTAG
- a CDS encoding ABC-F family ATP-binding cassette domain-containing protein — protein sequence MSLLEVENLSMSFADKKLYDDASFQLNQNEHMGIVGQNGAGKSTLIKIITETVLPVTGDIKWQKNIRIGYLDQYADIPAGTTLIDFLHTAFADLYKINDLMNACYEEYATTMEDKLLERAGRYQEQLEARNFYDIETEISRVMSGLGLNDIGADHVVSEMSGGQRSKIILAKLLLESPDVILLDEPTNYLDTSHIEWLIDYLNDFNGAAMVISHDYDFLEQVTNCICDVSFGKITKYRGSFKQAMRQKEERKEAQLREYDKQQVQIEKAQKFITKNKAGSKATMAKSREKMLARMDKIDPPSENMQASFKFPYEDTGSQNALHVEELSVGYTHPLLAPVTFSMTMGEKLIFKGFNGVGKSTLIKSILGKIPAKSGESEFSPSARVNYFDQDLEWDNDQLTPLQTIQEMFPTMMPRTIRTRLGGAGINAANAMKPMNLLSGGEQTKVKLAILELTPSNFLIMDEPTNHLDDETKDGLKKALQAFPGNLILVSHEESFYTGWVDKILNVEKLSLKK from the coding sequence ATGAGTTTATTAGAAGTTGAAAATTTAAGCATGAGCTTTGCGGACAAAAAGTTGTATGATGACGCAAGCTTTCAGCTTAATCAAAACGAGCATATGGGAATAGTGGGACAAAATGGTGCCGGGAAAAGTACTCTCATTAAAATTATAACTGAGACTGTTTTACCGGTTACTGGTGATATTAAATGGCAGAAAAATATTCGGATTGGTTACTTGGATCAATACGCTGACATTCCTGCAGGAACAACATTAATTGATTTTTTGCACACAGCATTTGCTGATCTATATAAAATTAATGATTTAATGAATGCGTGCTATGAAGAATATGCCACCACAATGGAAGATAAGTTATTAGAGCGTGCTGGTCGTTATCAAGAACAGCTGGAGGCTCGTAATTTTTATGATATTGAAACTGAGATTAGTAGAGTAATGAGTGGATTGGGCTTAAATGATATTGGGGCTGATCACGTTGTATCAGAGATGAGTGGTGGACAGCGGTCTAAAATTATTTTGGCCAAGTTATTGCTAGAAAGCCCAGATGTTATTTTACTTGACGAACCGACCAATTATTTGGATACATCGCATATTGAATGGTTAATTGATTATTTAAATGATTTCAATGGTGCTGCAATGGTTATTTCTCATGATTATGACTTTTTGGAACAAGTAACAAATTGTATCTGTGATGTTTCATTTGGTAAAATTACGAAATATCGTGGTAGCTTTAAGCAAGCAATGCGTCAAAAAGAAGAACGTAAAGAAGCACAATTACGTGAATATGATAAACAACAAGTGCAGATTGAAAAAGCACAAAAGTTTATTACTAAAAATAAAGCTGGTTCAAAGGCTACAATGGCTAAGTCTCGTGAAAAAATGTTGGCGCGGATGGACAAGATTGATCCACCAAGCGAAAATATGCAGGCTAGCTTTAAGTTTCCATATGAGGATACTGGATCACAAAATGCATTACACGTTGAAGAGCTGTCAGTAGGGTATACGCATCCATTGCTGGCGCCAGTTACATTTTCAATGACAATGGGTGAGAAACTAATCTTCAAAGGATTTAACGGTGTTGGAAAATCAACTTTAATCAAGTCGATTTTGGGTAAGATACCAGCAAAAAGTGGAGAGTCTGAGTTCTCACCATCTGCTCGGGTAAACTATTTTGATCAAGATTTAGAGTGGGACAATGATCAATTAACACCATTACAGACAATTCAAGAAATGTTTCCAACAATGATGCCAAGAACAATTCGAACAAGACTAGGTGGCGCGGGAATCAATGCCGCCAATGCGATGAAGCCAATGAACTTATTATCTGGTGGAGAGCAAACCAAAGTTAAATTAGCAATTCTGGAATTAACACCATCTAACTTTTTAATCATGGATGAACCCACAAATCATTTGGATGACGAAACAAAGGATGGATTAAAAAAAGCACTACAAGCTTTTCCAGGTAACTTAATTTTAGTCAGTCACGAGGAAAGTTTTTATACCGGTTGGGTTGATAAGATTTTGAATGTGGAGAAGTTGAGTTTAAAAAAATAG
- the thrC gene encoding threonine synthase, which produces MEYRSTRGNKKQTLTSAEAVLQGLAPDGGLYVPVKFPQPKFKLEELTGLSYQQVAKLILQWFFDDFSDEQITASVTAAYGDQFDQSEIVPVTENKAGNDYMELFHGPTLAFKDLALQLLPQLMTKAVKIQQVDNQIMILTATSGDTGTASMRGFSDVAGTQVIVFYPEGGVSPVQLKQMLSQQGSNLQVIAVKGNFDQAQSMVKEIFNDQSFNQQLHEQGTQFSSANSMNIGRLIPQVAYYFYTYAQMVKRDEIESGTSINFAVPTGNFGDILAGYYAKKLGLPINKLICASNQNNVLTDFFKTGIYDRNRPFYLTNSPSMDILVSSNLERLLFMIADEDEHIVIDLMDQLKQNGKYQISTTMKAKLTDFIGGSADEIQIKKEIKRVFDEAKYAIDPHTAVASSVVHQYQQKTDDQTPTVIVSTASPYKFPETVFEAITGNQVKQPGLPAVKQLNELLQDELPVGIKELFTTKSRQEVVIETKGMRGLIKSVNKRG; this is translated from the coding sequence ATGGAATATCGAAGTACACGGGGTAATAAGAAACAAACTTTAACAAGTGCTGAAGCTGTGTTACAAGGATTGGCTCCTGATGGTGGCCTTTATGTACCAGTTAAATTTCCGCAGCCTAAATTTAAATTAGAAGAATTAACTGGACTATCATATCAACAAGTTGCTAAACTAATTTTACAATGGTTTTTTGATGACTTTTCTGATGAACAAATCACAGCCAGTGTAACGGCAGCGTATGGTGACCAATTTGATCAGTCAGAAATTGTACCAGTGACTGAAAATAAAGCCGGCAACGATTATATGGAACTGTTTCACGGTCCAACCTTGGCGTTTAAAGATTTAGCGTTGCAGTTATTACCACAGTTGATGACTAAAGCAGTTAAAATCCAACAAGTGGACAATCAAATTATGATTTTAACAGCTACTTCTGGTGATACTGGTACGGCATCTATGCGTGGATTCAGCGATGTAGCTGGCACACAAGTAATCGTGTTTTATCCGGAGGGCGGAGTTAGCCCAGTTCAATTAAAGCAGATGTTATCTCAGCAAGGAAGTAACTTGCAAGTAATAGCTGTAAAGGGAAACTTTGACCAAGCTCAATCAATGGTCAAAGAAATTTTTAACGATCAATCATTTAATCAACAATTACATGAACAAGGAACCCAATTTTCATCTGCAAATTCAATGAATATTGGTCGTTTAATACCACAGGTTGCATATTATTTTTATACGTATGCTCAAATGGTCAAGCGCGATGAAATCGAAAGTGGTACATCAATTAATTTTGCTGTGCCAACCGGTAATTTTGGTGATATTTTAGCCGGCTATTATGCTAAAAAATTAGGACTACCAATTAATAAATTAATTTGTGCCTCAAATCAAAATAACGTCCTCACTGATTTCTTCAAAACTGGAATTTATGATCGTAATCGTCCATTTTATTTGACCAATTCACCTTCAATGGATATTTTAGTTTCCAGCAATTTAGAGCGCTTATTGTTTATGATTGCTGATGAAGATGAACACATAGTGATTGATTTAATGGATCAATTAAAACAAAATGGTAAATATCAAATTTCAACAACAATGAAAGCTAAATTAACTGATTTTATTGGCGGTTCTGCTGATGAAATCCAAATTAAAAAGGAAATCAAACGGGTGTTTGATGAAGCCAAGTATGCAATTGACCCGCATACTGCTGTAGCATCAAGTGTGGTTCATCAGTATCAACAAAAAACTGATGATCAAACGCCGACTGTGATTGTTTCAACAGCGAGTCCATATAAGTTTCCGGAAACAGTTTTTGAAGCAATTACGGGTAACCAGGTGAAACAACCAGGATTACCAGCCGTGAAACAACTAAATGAATTGCTACAAGACGAGTTACCAGTAGGAATCAAGGAACTGTTTACTACTAAGAGTAGACAAGAAGTTGTGATTGAAACAAAGGGAATGCGAGGTCTAATAAAGAGTGTGAACAAACGCGGTTAG
- the thrS gene encoding threonine--tRNA ligase, translating into MAQIQVLSADGSVKKIDRDSSEGLQALRQTAALLLAASLHQKFAGIRLGSVVASDDGFYVDSDKDEVQVSADELGELEDSIKQLVNNDAKIERVDASLNDALAEVKADQFQAELLKEAAKDDKVSLFKIGDFATVASEDVLCYIDVVKNFKILSVAGAYWQGKSSNPMLQRIYGTVFYKKDEFEADLQARQEARERDHRVIGNDLDLFFVDPKVGAGLPYWMPKGATIRRVIERYIIDKEVANGYKHVYTPVLMNLDVYKTSGHWQHYREDMFPPMDMGDGEQLELRPMNCPSHIQIYNHHIRSYRELPLRIAELGMMHRYEKSGALSGLQRVREMTLNDGHTFVAPNQIQDEFKSILKLMIEVYHDFNIDDYSFRLSYRDPKNTDKYFDDDEMWNNAQDMLKKAMDDMGLDYYEAEGEAAFYGPKLDVQTKTALGNDETLSTIQLDFMLPKQFDLHYVGEDGQQHRPIMIHRGLVSTMERFTAYLTEMYKGAFPTWLAPEQVKIIPVKEEIHADYAESLRKEFAAAGIRVSVDHRNEKMSYKIREAQTQKVPYTLVVGDNEVKDTGVTVRKYGEEKQVSKSKQDFLDEILGDLASYSRV; encoded by the coding sequence ATGGCACAAATTCAAGTTTTATCAGCAGATGGTTCAGTTAAAAAAATTGACCGTGATTCATCAGAAGGTTTACAGGCATTGCGCCAAACAGCTGCACTACTACTAGCTGCTTCATTACACCAGAAATTTGCTGGAATTCGATTAGGATCAGTTGTTGCCAGCGATGATGGCTTTTATGTTGACTCTGATAAAGATGAAGTTCAGGTCTCAGCAGATGAATTAGGCGAATTGGAAGATAGTATCAAACAATTGGTTAATAATGATGCCAAAATTGAACGGGTTGATGCATCTTTAAATGATGCATTGGCAGAAGTTAAAGCTGATCAATTTCAAGCCGAATTATTAAAAGAAGCTGCCAAAGACGATAAAGTTTCATTGTTTAAAATCGGAGATTTCGCCACAGTTGCAAGTGAAGATGTCCTTTGCTATATCGATGTTGTTAAAAACTTTAAAATTCTTTCAGTTGCAGGCGCTTATTGGCAAGGTAAGTCATCAAATCCAATGTTACAACGGATTTATGGGACGGTTTTCTATAAGAAAGATGAATTTGAAGCAGATTTACAAGCTCGTCAAGAAGCACGTGAACGAGATCACCGGGTTATCGGCAATGACTTGGACCTCTTCTTCGTTGATCCTAAAGTTGGTGCCGGTCTACCTTACTGGATGCCAAAGGGTGCAACTATTCGCCGAGTAATTGAACGCTACATTATTGACAAGGAAGTTGCTAATGGATATAAACATGTTTATACACCAGTTTTAATGAACCTAGATGTGTATAAAACTTCAGGTCATTGGCAGCATTACCGTGAAGATATGTTTCCACCAATGGACATGGGTGATGGCGAGCAACTTGAACTACGTCCAATGAACTGCCCAAGTCATATTCAAATTTATAATCATCATATTCGTTCATATCGTGAATTACCATTACGGATTGCTGAACTAGGCATGATGCACCGTTATGAAAAATCAGGTGCCTTATCTGGTTTGCAACGTGTTCGTGAAATGACATTAAATGATGGACATACTTTTGTTGCTCCAAACCAAATTCAGGATGAATTTAAGAGTATTTTGAAATTAATGATCGAAGTTTATCATGACTTTAACATTGATGATTACAGTTTCCGTCTTAGTTATCGTGATCCAAAGAATACCGATAAGTACTTTGACGATGACGAAATGTGGAACAATGCTCAAGACATGTTGAAAAAAGCGATGGATGACATGGGTCTTGATTATTATGAAGCAGAAGGTGAAGCTGCATTCTACGGTCCTAAGTTGGATGTTCAGACTAAGACTGCTTTAGGTAATGACGAAACACTTTCTACTATTCAATTAGACTTCATGTTACCAAAGCAATTTGATTTACATTATGTTGGTGAAGATGGACAACAACATCGTCCAATCATGATTCATCGTGGCTTGGTATCAACCATGGAACGCTTTACAGCTTACTTAACTGAAATGTATAAAGGAGCTTTCCCAACATGGTTGGCACCCGAACAAGTTAAAATTATTCCAGTTAAGGAAGAAATCCATGCAGATTATGCTGAAAGCCTACGCAAGGAATTCGCAGCTGCGGGAATCCGAGTTTCGGTTGATCACCGTAATGAAAAAATGAGTTATAAGATTCGTGAAGCCCAAACACAAAAAGTGCCATATACATTGGTTGTCGGCGACAACGAAGTCAAAGATACCGGTGTAACAGTTCGTAAATATGGTGAAGAAAAACAAGTAAGTAAGTCAAAACAAGATTTCTTGGATGAAATCTTAGGAGATTTGGCTAGTTATTCTAGAGTATAG